One window of Metopolophium dirhodum isolate CAU chromosome 3, ASM1992520v1, whole genome shotgun sequence genomic DNA carries:
- the LOC132940428 gene encoding large ribosomal subunit protein uL6, producing the protein MRTINANQSVKIPDGIDVTVNKRIIVVKGPRGSLERNFKHLSVDIYLKGPRILTVEKWFGTKKELAAVRTICTHVENMIKGVTKGFLYKMRAVYAHFPINCVTSENNSLIEIRNFLGEKYIRRVKMSPGVTITNSKQKDELIVEGNDIEKVSRSAALIQQSTTVKNKDIRKFLDGLYVSEKTTVVQEE; encoded by the exons ATGAGGACCATAAACGCCAACCAGTCTGTGAAAATCCCCGACGGCATTGATGTCACAGTCAATAAGAGGATTATAGTTGTCAAAGGCCCCCGTGGTTCGTTAGAAAGgaatttcaaacatttatcTGTTGATATATACCTGAAAGGACCACGTATATTAACTGTTGAAAAATGGTTTGGAACCAAGAAAGAATTAGCTGCTGTCAGAACCATTTGCACCCATGTTGAAAATATGATTAAGGGTGTCACCAAA ggtTTCTTGTACAAAATGAGAGCCGTATATGCCCATTTCCCCATCAATTGTGTTACTTCTGAAAATAATTCGCTCATTGAAATCAGAAATTTCTTGGGAGAAAAATATATCAGACGTGTCAAGATGTCGCCAGGTGTCACCATTACTAACTCTAAACAAAAAGACGAGTTAATTGTAGAAGGAAATGACATTGAAAAAGTTTCTAGATcag CTGCTTTAATCCAACAGTCCACAACCGTAAAGAACAAGGATATCCGTAAGTTCTTGGATGGTTTATATGTATCTGAAAAGACAACAGTTGTACAAGAggaataa